The following coding sequences lie in one Arachis hypogaea cultivar Tifrunner chromosome 4, arahy.Tifrunner.gnm2.J5K5, whole genome shotgun sequence genomic window:
- the LOC112797853 gene encoding UDP-glycosyltransferase 83A1 yields the protein MGIPHFLAIPFPVLGHINPLTQFSNVLTKHGCKVTFLHTEFSHKRAKIAAGYAQDNNLKGCSNINFVTLPDGLDPEDDRSDIVKLLVSMERSMPLLLPKLIEDINALDVNNKITCIVVTISMGWALQVAHKLGIKGAFLFPFSATTSASVYCIPRFMHDGIIDSDGIPTKKQEIQLSPNMPMMDTKNLPWVSLGKIFFDNIVQDVMHNMELAEWWLCNSAYDLEPGAFSISPKFLPIGPLIESDNNNNKSSSFWQEDTTCLEWLDQQQPQSVVYVSFGSLAVMESKQLKELALALDLIDKPFLWVVRTSNDDNKGNNTYPNEFHGSKGKIVSWAPQKKVLNHSAIACFISHCGWNSVIESVSSGVPFLCCPFSSDQFWNKSYICEVWKVGIGLDKDENGFISKEEIRKKVEQLLQDETIKERSLKLKQVIRNNLVEAGQSSKNHQMFINWAK from the exons ATGGGAATCCCTCACTTTCTTGCTATACCATTTCCAGTGTTAGGACACATTAATCCCCTAACACAATTCTCTAATGTTCTAACTAAACATGGTTGCAAGGTCACTTTCCTACACACTGAATTCAGCCACAAGAGAGCTAAAATTGCTGCTGGTTATGCACAAGACAACAACCTCAAAGGTTGTTCAAACATAAATTTTGTGACTCTCCCAGATGGTTTGGACCCTGAAGATGATAGAAGTGATATTGTGAAATTGCTTGTCTCTATGGAAAGATCCATGCCTCTTTTGCTTCCAAAGCTCATAGAAGATATCAATGCCTTGGATGTTAATAATAAAATCACTTGCATTGTTGTCACAATTAGTATGGGTTGGGCCTTGCAAGTTGCTCACAAATTGGGAATCAAAGGAGCTTTTCTCTTTCCATTCTCAGCAACTACTTCAGCCTCCGTTTATTGTATCCCAAGATTCATGCATGATGGAATTATTGATTCAGATG GAATCCCCACCAAGAAACAAGAAATTCAACTTTCTCCAAATATGCCTATGATGGACACAAAAAATTTACCATGGGTTAGCCTAGGTAAGATTTTCTTTGATAATATTGTGCAAGATGTGATGCATAATATGGAATTAGCAGAATGGTGGCTTTGCAATAGTGCCTATGATCTTGAGCCAGGAGCATTCTCCATATCACCAAAGTTTCTACCAATTGGACCATTGATTGAAagtgacaacaacaacaacaaaagctcCTCATTCTGGCAAGAAGACACAACATGCTTAGAATGGTTggatcaacaacaacctcaatctGTTGTATATGTTTCATTTGGTAGCTTGGCAGTTATGGAATCCAAGCAACTCAAAGAATTAGCACTTGCACTTGATCTCATTGACAAGCCGTTTCTTTGGGTTGTAAGAACAAGTAATGATGATAACAAGGGAAATAACACATACCCAAATGAATTTCATGGAAGTAAAGGTAAAATTGTTAGTTGGGCACCTCAGAAAAAAGTACTGAACCATTCTGCAATTGCTTGTTTCATAAGTCATTGCGGTTGGAATTCAGTTATTGAAAGTGTGTCCAGTGGTGTTCCATTCTTGTGTTGTCCATTTTCCAGTGATCAATTTTGGAACAAGTCATACATTTGTGAGGTGTGGAAAGTTGGAATTGGATTAGACAAAGATGAAAATGGATTCATATCAAAGGAAGAGATAAGGAAGAAGGTTGAGCAATTGCTTCAAGATGAAACCATAAAGGAAAGGTCTTTGAAATTGAAGCAAGTGATAAGGAACAACTTAGTTGAAGCTGGCCAGTCTTCAAAAAATCATCAAATGTTTATCAATTGGGCAAAATGA
- the LOC112797854 gene encoding UDP-glycosyltransferase 83A1, producing MGIPHFLAIPFQVLGHINPLTQLSNVLAKHYGCKVTFLNSEFNHKRAKIDESSSKMIKFVTLPDGLDHEDNRSDLSKVLHSIKSTMPSLLPKLIQDINALDFENKITCILVTVNMGWALEVGHQLGIKCAAFFPFSATSLASIHFIPKLMEDGIIGSDGNPIKSQEIQIAPNMPKMDPKHVLWCNLGNEFFKHLVQEMKTLELLAEWWLCNSAYDLEPGALSISPRFLSIGPLMESDNNNNNNKSSSFWQEDTTCLEWLDQQQPQSVVYVSFGSLAVMESNQFKELALALDLIDKPFLWVVRPGSNDDKNNAFPNEFHGNKGKIVSWVSQKKILQHAAISCFISHCGWNSTIEGVYSGVSFLCWPFFIDQFWNKSYICDVWKVGMELAKDENGFISKEEIRKKVEQLLGDEGIRERSSKLKEVTRKNLGEGGQSSKNLEKFVNWAK from the exons ATGGGAATCCCTCACTTTCTTGCAATACCATTTCAAGTGCTAGGACACATTAATCCCCTTACACAACTCTCTAATGTTCTAGCCAAACATTATGGTTGCAAGGTCACTTTTCTCAACTCTGAATTCAACCACAAAAGAGCAAAAATTGATGAATCATCATCAAAGATGATAAAGTTTGTCACACTCCCTGATGGTTTGGACCATGAAGATAATAGAAGTGATCTTAGCAAGGTTCTTCACTCCATCAAAAGCACCATGCCTTCTTTGCTTCCAAAGCTCATACAAGATATCAATGCTTTGGATTTTGAGAACAAGATCACTTGTATTCTTGTGACAGTTAATATGGGTTGGGCCTTGGAAGTTGGTCACCAATTGGGAATTAAATGTGCTGCTTTTTTTCCCTTCTCAGCTACTTCTTTGGCTTCAATTCATTTCATTCCCAAGCTCATGGAGGATGGAATTATAGGTTCAGATG GAAACCCCATCAAATCACAAGAAATTCAAATTGCCCCAAATATGCCAAAGATGGACCCTAAACATGTCTTATGGTGTAACTTAGGCAATGAGTTCTTCAAGCACCTTGTGCAAGAAATGAAAACTTTGGAGTTATTAGCAGAGTGGTGGCTTTGCAATAGTGCCTATGATCTTGAGCCAGGAGCATTATCCATATCACCAAGGTTCCTATCAATTGGACCATTGATGGAAagtgacaacaacaacaacaacaacaaaagttcTTCATTCTGGCAAGAAGACACAACATGCTTAGAATGGTTGGaccaacaacaacctcaatctGTTGTATATGTTTCATTTGGTAGCTTAGCTGTAATGGAATCCAACCAATTCAAAGAACTAGCACTTGCACTTGATCTCATTGACAAGCCTTTTCTTTGGGTTGTAAGACCAGGTAGTAATGATGATAAAAATAATGCATTTCCAAATGAATTTCatggaaataaaggtaaaatTGTTAGTTGGGTGTCACAAAAGAAAATATTGCAACATGCTGCTATTTCTTGCTTCATAAGTCACTGTGGTTGGAATTCTACTATTGAAGGTGTATATAGTGGAGTGTCCTTCTTGTGTTGGCCATTTTTTATTGATCAGTTTTGGAATAAATCATATATTTGTGATGTGTGGAAAGTTGGAATGGAATTAGCCAAGGATGAAAATGGATTCATATCAAAAGAAGAGATAAGGAAGAAGGTGGAGCAATTACTTGGTGATGAAGGCATAAGAGAAAGGTCTTCAAAATTGAAGGAAGTGACTAGGAAAAACCTAGGTGAAGGTGGCCAATCTTcaaaaaatcttgaaaaatttgtCAATTGGGCAAAATAG
- the LOC112797856 gene encoding UDP-glycosyltransferase 83A1, whose translation MGIPHFLAIPFQVSSHINPLLQLSNVLAKHGCKVTFLYTEFNHKRAKNSAAAQDHDDEESSKMIKFVTFPDGLGPEGDRSDSMKVLQSIKRTMPSLLPKLIEDINALNFENKITCILVTFNMSWALEVGHQLGIQCAALFPFSATSVASVHFIPKLIEDGIIDSDGNPIKSQEIQLAPNMAMMDSKHFLWCNLGNDFFKHLVQETKTMELLAEWWLCNSAYDLEPGAFSISPKLLPIGPLMESDSSNNNNNKSSSFWQEDTTCLEWLDQQQPQSVLYVSFGTLAVMESNQFKELALALDLIDKPFLWVIRPDNMDNKRNNKYPDEFHGRKGKIVDWVSQKKILNHSAIACFISHCGWNSTIEGVYSGVPFLCWPFFIDQFWNESYICDIWKVGLGLNKDDNGFISKEEINKKVLQLLGDEGIRERSLKLKQVSRNNLAEEGGQSTKNLENFVNWAK comes from the exons ATGGGAATCCCTCACTTTCTTGCAATACCATTTCAAGTTTCATCACACATTAATCCCCTTTTGCAACTCTCTAATGTTCTAGCAAAACATGGTTGCAAGGTCACTTTTCTTTACACTGAATTCAACCACAAAAGAGCAAAAAATTCTGCTGCTGCTCAAGATCATGATGATGAGGAATCATCAAAGATGATAAAGTTTGTGACATTCCCAGATGGTTTAGGCCCTGAAGGTGATAGAAGTGACAGCATGAAAGTGCTTCAATCTATCAAAAGAACAATGCCTTCTTTGCTTCCAAAGCTCATAGAAGATATCAATGCTTTGAATTTTGAGAACAAGATCACTTGTATTCTTGTCACATTTAATATGAGTTGGGCCTTGGAAGTTGGTCACCAATTGGGAATTCAATGTGCTGCTCTATTTCCCTTCTCAGCTACAAGTGTGGCTTCAGTTCATTTCATCCCCAAGCTCATCGAGGATGGAATTATAGATTCAGATG GAAACCCCATCAAATCACAAGAAATTCAACTTGCCCCAAATATGGCAATGATGGACTCTAAACACTTTTTATGGTGTAACTTAGGCAATGACTTCTTCAAGCACCTTGTGCAAGAAACTAAAACTATGGAGTTATTAGCAGAGTGGTGGCTCTGCAATAGTGCCTATGATCTTGAGCCAGGAGCATTCTCCATATCTCCAAAGCTCCTACCAATTGGACCATTGATGGAAAGtgacagcagcaacaacaacaacaacaaaagttcTTCATTCTGGCAAGAGGACACAACATGCTTAGAATGGTTggatcaacaacaacctcaatctGTTCTATATGTTTCATTTGGTACTTTAGCAGTAATGGAATCCAACCAATTCAAAGAATTAGCACTTGCACTTGATCTCATTGACAAGCCTTTTCTTTGGGTTATAAGaccag ATAATATGGATAACAAGAGAAACAACAAATACCCAGATGAATTTCATGGAAGAAAAGGTAAAATTGTTGATTGGGTATCCCAAAAAAAGATATTAAACCACTCTGCCATTGCTTGTTTCATAAGTCATTGTGGTTGGAATTCTACTATTGAAGGTGTATATAGTGGTGTTCCTTTTCTGTGCTGGCCATTTTTCATTGACCAATTTTGGAATGAATCATATATTTGTGATATTTGGAAAGTTGGGTTGGGATTGAACAAGGATGACAATGGATTCATATCAAAGGAAGAGATAAATAAGAAGGTGTTGCAATTGCTTGGTGATGAAGGCATAAGAGAAAGATCTTTGAAATTGAAACAAGTGAGTAGGAACAACCTAGCTGAAGAAGGTGGCCAATCTACAAAGAATCTTGAAAATTTTGTCAATTGGGCAAAATAA
- the LOC112797852 gene encoding UDP-glycosyltransferase 83A1 → MSNNPHFLVMPYPILGHMNPLLQFSYVLIKHGCRITFVISEFIEKRVKIPSDDDVGSSKMINFVTLPDGLDPEDDRSDQPKVILSMRNTMPPKLHKLIQDINNGENKIRCILVSKNIGWALEVGNNLGIKGSFLWPASATSLASYYSIQSLIDQGIIDSQTGLPIRKQEFQLLPNSPMMDTANLPWCSLGKNFFHHMAEDTQTMKLLGSWWLCNTTCDLEPGALEISSRFLPIGPLMEATNDSNNNNNKSSSFWQEDTTCLEWLDQQQPQSVVYVSFGSLAVMESNQFKELALALDLINKPFLWVVRTGSNNDKNGNKSNNAYPDEFQGSKGKIVGWCPQKKVLNHPAIACFVSHCGWNSTVEGVCSGVPFLCWPHFSDQFVNKAYICDFWKVGLGVEKDDDENGLVLRGEIKKKVEELVGDEEIKARSLKLKEVTLNNLVEGDRSSMNLDKFINWAKDY, encoded by the exons ATGAGCAAtaatccacattttcttgttATGCCATATCCAATTCTAGGACACATGAATCCCCTTCTTCAGTTCTCCTATGTTTTAATCAAACATGGTTGCAGAATCACTTTTGTGATCTCAGAATTCATCGAAAAGAGAGTGAAGATTCCTAGTGATGATGATGTTGGATCATCAAAGATGATAAACTTTGTGACACTCCCAGATGGGTTGGACCCTGAAGATGATAGAAGTGACCAACCAAAGGTGATTTTGTCAATGAGGAACACCATGCCTCCTAAGCTCCACAAACTCATACAAGACATCAACAATGGTGAGAACAAGATCAGATGTATTCTTGTTTCCAAGAACATTGGGTGGGCCTTGGAAGTTGGAAACAATTTGGGGATTAAAGGGTCATTTCTCTGGCCTGCCTCAGCAACTTCATTGGCCTCATATTATTCCATCCAAAGCCTCATTGATCAAGGAATTATAGACTCTCAAACGG GACTACCAATAAGGAAACAAGAATTTCAACTTTTACCAAATTCACCTATGATGGACACAGCAAATTTGCCATGGTGTAGCCTTGGTAAGAACTTTTTCCATCACATGGCAGAAGACACACAAACAATGAAGTTGTTGGGAAGTTGGTGGCTTTGCAACACCACTTGTGATCTTGAGCCTGGTGCACTTGAGATATCATCAAGATTCCTTCCAATTGGTCCATTAATGGAAGCTACTAatgacagcaacaacaacaacaacaaaagctcTTCATTCTGGCAAGAAGACACAACCTGCTTAGAATGGTTggatcaacaacaacctcaatctGTTGTCTATGTTTCATTTGGTAGCTTGGCAGTTATGGAATCCAACCAATTCAAAGAGTTAGCGCTCGCGCTCGATCTCATTAACAAGCCTTTTCTTTGGGTTGTAAGAACAGGTAGTAACAATGATAAGAAtggaaataaatcaaataatgcaTACCCAGATGAATTTCAAGGAAGTAAAGGTAAGATTGTTGGTTGGTGTCCACAGAAGAAAGTACTAAACCACCCTGCAATTGCTTGTTTTGTAAGTCATTGCGGTTGGAATTCGACTGTTGAAGGTGTGTGTAGTGGGGTTCCTTTCTTGTGTTGGCCACATTTCAGTGATCAATTTGTTAACAAGGCTTATATTTGTGATTTTTGGAAGGTTGGATTGGGAGTAGAGAAGGATGATGATGAAAATGGATTAGTATTAAGGGGTGAGATAAAGAAAAAGGTGGAGGAATTGGTTGGGGATGAAGAGATAAAAGCAAGATCATTGAAGCTGAAGGAAGTGACACTGAATAACTTGGTAGAAGGTGATAGGTCTTCAATGAATCTAGACAAGTTCATCAACTGGGCTAAGGACTATTAA
- the LOC140183989 gene encoding uncharacterized protein encodes MARTVSRASPSPAAYDPYAWVVSDVKDSPNQMGEEELTEFRQAEYLCGGTDEEANYDVFVPAPHERLYEINLHHPRVADWIWFYKSMFTQVGVRIPFSAFQMALLSRVSVAPSQLHPNSWASIRCFEMVCEYLELPVSVDVFLFFFNLTNPSKEGKHKKGFMSFRSAQGRRIFGLFEDSYHGFKDKYFKVRPVKGRHPFWLSLEGVGLIPTYWSFEAGSNAFVKVTYRGMSAVDRKIADVLMAVFGRNHVNPHLLMGDREASRNYILGMSAEVTGLPNLFQTFLCASDDEGDNEKSAAEKSAALPEDKAATEQEAAVDGTGTSAQAAQVGVDKTVHASPFREVIGTGGSTSNPDADDEVEEVPSLKRKRKTSSSPEGVLTVMERNFDAGNFIDSQLIPGTEEYFHESSLAGQARWMYRTLLRGAVIARKAEFELSGMESLRRRLESTGKAKNELKSEVETLREQLTQSNEKLDAAEKKATAAEKKAATAEKKLEESGATVSRLVDREMALESQVGEAQKRVADIEKEKQTVEAELATWKAKYKDVVKQGKGAILATEEALKAQVKIVAPEFDTSAISVFKVIKDGKIVDVPKK; translated from the exons ATGGCTCGCACGGTCTCCCGGGCTTCCCCTTCTCCCGCTGCGTATGATCCCTATGCTTGGGTCGTTTCCGACGTGAAGGATTCACCTAACCAAATGGGTGAGGAGGAGCTCACCGAGTTCCGACAAGCCGAGTACTTGTGCGGAGGGACTGATGAAGAAGCCAATTATGACGTCTTCGTCCCGGCTCCTCACGAGCGGTTGTACGAGATAAATCTCCACCACCCCCGAGTAgccgactggatttggttctaCAAATCCATGTTTACTCAAGTTGGGGTTCGTATTCCGTTTTCCGCCTTCCAGATGGCGCTTTTAAGCCGTGTGTCCGTGGCGCCGTCGCAAttgcatccgaacagctgggcctcaatccgctgcttcgagatggtttgtgagTATCTTGAGCTCCCGGTGTCTGTAGatgtcttccttttcttcttcaaccttaCTAACCCTTCGAAGGAGGGGAAACATAAAaaggggttcatgtccttccggtctgcccaaggtcggaggatttttggtttgtttgaagACTCCTATCATGGGTTTAAGGACAAATATTTCAAGGTCCGCCCTGTCAAAGGTCGTCATCCTTTTTGGCTGTCGTTAGAGGGGGTAGGCCTTATTCCGACCTATTGGAGTTTCGAAGCGGGGTCCAATGCCTTCGTTAAGGTAACTTATAGGGGCATGTCTGCGGTGGATAGGAAGATTGCCGATGTGTTGATGGCAGTCTTCGGGAGGAATCATGTAAATCCTCACCTTCTCATGGGTGATCGGGAGGCCAGTCGTAATTATATTT TGGGGATGTCTGCCGAGGTGACGGGTCTTCCTAACTTATTCCAAACCTTCCTGTGCGCTAGTGACGACGAAGGGGACAATGAGAAATCTGCCGCCGAGAAGTCTGCTGCTCTTCCGGAGGACAAGGCTGCTACCGAGCAAGAGGCCGCGGTCGACGGGACCGGGACCTCGGCCCAAGCTGCCCAGGTCGGGGTCGACAAAACGGTTCATGCTTCCCCCTTCCGCGAGGTGATCGGCACCGGGGGTTCGACGTCTAACCCGGACGCCGATGACGAGGTGGAAGAGGTCCCTAGCCTCAAGAGGAAGAGGAAAACGTCGTCCAGTCCTGAGGGGGTTCTCACTGTTATGGAGAGGAATTTTGATGCCGGGAACTTTATAGATTCCCAGCTGATTCCTGGTACCGAGGAGTATTTCCATGAGTCTTCCCTTgccgggcaggcgaggtggatgtaccgtaCCCTTTTACGTGGCGCcgtgatagctcggaaggccgagttTGAGCTATCCGGGATGGAGTCCCTCCGTAGAAGGTTGGAATCTACTGGGAAGGCTAAAAATGAGCTAAAGAGTGAAGTTGAGACTCTCCGGGAGCAGTTGACCCAATCAAACGAGAAACTTGACGCTGCAGAAAAGAAAGCTACTGCTGCCGAGAAGAAAGCCGCCACTGCTGAGAAGAAGTTAGAAGAATCGGGCGCCACGGTTTCTCGTCTTGTCGATCGTGAAATGGCTTTAGAAAGCCAGGTCGGCGAGGCACAGAAACGGGTGGCCGACATAGAGAAGGAGAAGCAGACCGTGGAGGCCGAACTGGCGACATGGAAAGCAAAGTATAAAGACGTCGTGAAACAAGGGAAGGGTGCGATTTTGGCGACCGAGGAGGCTCTTAAAGCTCAGGTCAAAATCGTTGCTCCCGAGTTTGACACGTCGGCGATAAGTGTTTTCAAGGTTATCAAAGACGGCAAAATTGTTGACGTCCCCAAGAAATGA